The sequence below is a genomic window from Lycium ferocissimum isolate CSIRO_LF1 chromosome 9, AGI_CSIRO_Lferr_CH_V1, whole genome shotgun sequence.
ACTAACAAACATTCAATGGAAAATCGGGATGAGAAAATAGCAACTACCGTTTCAATGCAAATCTAGACAATAAGCATTGACCATTTGAATGCAAACAACAAAACACAACTATTCAATGCAAACTCGAACAAAACACCAACTAACATTCAATGCAAACTGAACAAAACACCAACTTGATGCAAAATATGGACAATAAACATTAACGATTACCTATATGCAAAATAACCGAACGATAGCACTAATTGTCAACAAAAACTACCAAGCTACATTGTTTGCTTACATATCCAAGTTTCACCAAAATAGCTAGCTTAAACATAGAAATAACGAACTACTTCATTGGagattttccttttccttttcttgatctTGTTTGAACTCCAAGAGCCTTTGATCTTGTTTGGATTCTATGATTAGCACTTTGCACTTGGAGTTGTCTTTGTGTAGCTTTGCTTTTGTTCCTTTCCACTTCAATCCTTTCTTTGGGTTTGTATCCAATATCACCTGTGACCAATTTGAATTCATTGCCTTAGATGTGGACACCAACTCAACGCTAGGCATTCTTGCTGCAATTTAAATTGGTTAGTGTCATAAAGTGgctaaaaataataacaatgacTTAGATGATTGAGAAACACTTACATTAACACATTTGTATCGAGACTGCACACAATACACCCGTCCAACAACCCTTTGGCCTCTTGTACTTAGTCTGCCCTTCTCCCATGCTTGTAGATGCATCTTGAGTGTCATGAACACTACTTTTTCTTGTACTTCCGATTGATGACAGGAAGCATTAACCTAACAGATAATAAGTTAATATTTGACTAATTAATGGTAACCAAAGTAATGCATATTACAGTTACCTTTGTAGTTGCTTTAGGCCTTGGAGGGACTGGTGGCTTTGTGTATTTCCTATTGGCAGTTAGTGGAGCAGTTGGTGGAGCAGTTGGTCGTGCCTCTGTggtgtttaacaattaacatactgctatacaatgcaacccataattagtttggaatgacaaatacatatatatgcttcaaggcaaagtcgcCGCcaaaggcataagtatgccccccccagcataagtttgataattcgttaacaaatttatATGAGAAAGGCATACTTTAATGGGAAAACTGTATCTTtggaccggcataactttgtgaaggaattatcaaagttatgcggacccagaaacatacttatgccaagttgccacaaggcataagtatgcggtaaagataactttggtaattccttaacaaaaaagTATGCGGGTCCCAAGATAGCGAAGTTTAAACTACGCttactgaattttttttaaaatttttattttgcgTGGGTTCGAACACGGAACTATGGGtgttagcgaagggcaaaatttaaagatttcaaacaaGTCTAGTATTATAAATCATTGGTTCAAAGATtaatggaaaggaagaaaattgatggcaaagagaagaaatttaatggaggaattcttgaaatttctaatatggtggaggagaaggggttgtggtgtataaataggaagagaatagagagagagagacgttgggggaaggaaaatattaaaggaaaatggttattttaagtttttaacggttaaaaacttaaaataaccattttcctttaatattttccttccccaaaaaaaaaaaaaaaaaaaaaaaacaaaatttgtttttaatatgcattaaaaaaaaaaacaaaatttgttgcACTTGCAACATTGTACCTAAATACccatttgggtttaaaaaaaaaaaggcatgccattttggtgtaatggctgtaaaaagaagccattttggctccggactcggTTATGTTGGTATGTTTCTTTCATAATTTGGCAAGCCAAGCTCATCACTAATTTCACTATCTTGTTTATTAGAAAACGTTTAGTCTTtaccaaaaatgaaaaacataCAATCTCTTGGATTGGCAATAAATGAAACTTTTATGACGCCCTATGGGAGGTAATGCTTTTCAGTTGAGAATTTGGACCATTATTTTGAAAACTAAATTTTCCAAGCAAAAAAGTTATTGGATGTTAAAAGAATATATTTGTTTTACTTTTGGCTTGCTAAATTATTCTTAAtctcatttttttgcgcggatttcccttcaaaggcactggtctttaatttatgtCCTCAGCTTAAAAAAGTAGTTGAAAATATCCCGAAGTTCTGGATTCAAATCCctactcagtaaaaaaaaaaaaattcgcgaGGCTGAGTTTCGGAGCAAAGTAGGCCTATTCGGGTAGAGGTTTGAGGCAAAAGTTTGCTTATGgtggattttttttattattattactttgcAAGTCAAAAATTAGTCCTCGTCCAAATAGGCCTACTTTGCAATCAAACTCTgtcttacaatttttttttttaactgaacCGGAATATGAACCCAAAACCGCTGAGTATTTTaggcaaaggacaaaaattaaagaccagcaatttgagaggtaaaaattaaagaccactcctGAATAAgaacaatcgtgcaaattgcccttctAATCTTTGACTTGTATGATTAAACTGCTTACAATTTGTATGCCTACAACTACGTTGTACAAAGTAACTATTATCGCATGTAAAGGTTGTAATTTCCAATATTATTTTTGCAATTTCCAATATTAATTTTTGTCAAAGCTAGACTAGACTTCATGGTCTCTTTTTGTTTGACATTATTATTTGACAGAGTTAGAAGGTTTTAAGGGTATGGAGGCTGGAGGGTCTTTGTCGGAGAATCTTTTGGTTCATCTATTTGCACATGAGCTATTCCCTTTTGTcgacacattttttttttacgctTAGAGAAATTATTTATAACCACCCAAAtatttttagcttattttaaatcataaaatttaaaattcttcGTTTGTTTCTTAAATTCTACGATCACTCAAACTACATCTTAGAATGGGAGGAGTACTATTTTTAGttggccaaagtcatagataggCCTTGAAACATCTTATATTTTTCACTTGGACGGACCCGTTAGCCTATCATTCGAACCTCCAAGACAACGTTCTTGTGCcatttaaacacaaaataaatataaaagaacACACAAATGGTGCGTGTAATTCACAcgcaaaaataacaaataagatAGAGCACGTGGattttagctttaaaaaaataaaataaaaggattttaaaaaaaaaaaaaaaagtaaaaacaaaaagtcatcttcttcagcccccccccccccccgaccgACCCCTCTCCTCTTCTTCAAACCCCACCACCCCTCTCCTCTTCTTCAAACCCGACCacaaaattttctaaaaaataaaatgagaacaAACCTGTAAAAATCAACGGATTTGATCTTAGAAGTGGATGCTTTAAGGTTTTTCTCCGAAATGGCCATCCTAAATGACTAAATGTCATCGGAAACTAATTACATTGCAAGTATTACAATTTCTtgactcaaaaaataaaattatcactATGAATTACTAATTTTTTATCTCCATAATTTGTGAACTTTTAGGCAGCGGATGTTAAGTAATTCATTCAGATACCAAATTATAATTATAAACTACTAAtagaaaacaaagaaacaaaaaaaacgTGGCATTAGGAAccaatttggagaaaaaatcggtagataattaataataataataataataatcgtTAGATCTGCTGAATCTAACCAAATTGACTAAAATAAGTAAAGAGGTGTGTTTGGATGAAGggttttttttgtgtgtttatttCAAAGGACTATTGATTTTTTTGGTCCATTAATGGAGAAATCATGGACATTTTCTATTGGAGAAGATgaaggagagagagaaaaagtatAATATTCTCATGCCTTTTTCTGTTGACACTGTAGGTGGGATCACATTAATAAAGATTTGAAATCTTCACGCTCCTTAAAAAAGTGGGCAACACGCGTAAGTGACatgtgtctatatggcacgaaGAACGTTGTCTTGGAGGGTTCGGATAGTCGTTGCTCAGGTTGAGGGtccaaatgaaaaatatgaacaaGTTTGAGGGtctatctatgactttggcctttTTAGTTTCAGTTCAAATCACCTTTAGCTTTATGCATAGTACAGTTGAGGAAATATGAAAACGTCACCCTTGATTTGATCACAGCCATTGAATGTTTCCCCACAAGGCTAAAGATAAATCAGAGATCTTTGAATTTTCTATTTGTATCTGAGTTTTAGAggctgtttggatgggcttaaaaaaaatagcccaacttatatttttttagcttataagctgctttttttaagctaagccaaacggatccaaatatttttttgagcttattttaagtacaaaatggcttataaacTGGCCTGCCAAATACTCAAAAAAGctaagctgttttcagcaactaataagctaagccaaacggggtCTTAGTAGTGGCCATACCAAAatttattcactttatttggaattttgaagttagaGTTGAAGATGGGAATTGcgtttatttatagtttttgcaaagaatatctggttgtttgaatgtaatgaaagtaaaaaaagtgaaaacaagattttttcctatttttcaaattctaaaaatgaaaaattttctaATCATGctgattttttaaataaagtgaaaaaaaacgGAAAAAGTTCTTAACCTTTtcgttttgttttttttttcctactcaGGCACTGGTGCAGTACACAGTAGCAATCAACTTAAAGCTAAGGCTATTcctttttaacctttttaatgTTTATGAAAAGGTTTTTCTCTTTACCTAATAAGTAATTGGGTTGTGTAAATATTTCTATTCCATCaatgtataaaatttaaactcgTTCTAGCAGGAATTAAGTTATATCTCCGATAATATAAAGATtgttcttaaaaaaattatcagCGAATATTATTTTGTGATAGAAACTACttagacgggagaaatgattTTTTGACTCTTTACAAACTATTTGTTAGTTTTATGACCCTTTTGAGagagatcttcattttttacacataagaaatctgaaaaatcattttcttctattcaaattgtaaaaagGCAAGAGATCTTATTTTTTCACTTGGAACAccaattttttaaactatttctaAATAGGATAAAGTTATCTACATTTATTGTTTAAAGATTTTTTACCCTATCAAGTAATTTTAACTTGTCATAGCTTATCATTTTTACCAATTACAATcagaatattaaaaaatttacacATAAATACCTAAATGGTCTGATTGTGTAAATTGTTTTTACATAGTCAATATATAgaacttatagcctgtttggtcaAAGACTCGGGGAAgtcaaaagtgtttattttaaaGAGTTGAGTTGTTCAaccaaattttcagaaaaaaattacGGGTCATTTGGTTGCTAGTTAGAGCCAATCGGGACAAACTTGAGGTTTTACGACTTATTGAGACTAATACGTATAATTAAGAGaaatgacatattttaagtgATTAGCTTATCTATACAATGGGCAATTGAAAGACCGAAAGAAAGTCATATTAGctatttagtaaaattttcattttatataagaGTAAATACATCGAAATCCTCCTGAACTTGACACCTTTTTTCAAAAAGACACCtaaactttgcgggggtcctattaccccccaaACAACTCCGAACTTATATTAATATGCCCTTTTTAACCCGATCCCAAtttgaagcaagaaagtagCTTTCACGCACTAATTACTAAACGTCATGTGTCAAAGTgccaaaaattataaaagaaaatgcctttttttaattaattatttaaaaaaaaaagaacctccACCCTCCGCACCCCGGGCGAACCCCAACCTCCTTCCCCCTTTCCCCTAACCTTCTTCCCAAATAAAAAATGGCTTCTTCAGTCCCTCTTCACCGGAAAAACTAGTTTGCTCCTCCTTCCCAAAAAGATGAAATCACCACCAGCCCAATAACGAAGAAGAAGggagaaataaattagaaaaaaatagaataatacatttaactaaaaaaaaaaatctggttcCTCGCTCTCTTGAGGAGAGTGATATACACTCACCATGCCAGATGGTTAAAAATGACATATTAATATAAGTTCGGAGTTGTTTAAGGAGGTAATAGAATCCCCGCAAAATTTAGATGTCAAATTCGGGAGCATGGGGGGTTCGATGcattttctcttttatatgaCTTACCTTATAAATGACATGATCAACATGATGAGATTCGAAGCTCAATTTAATTATACATTCATATCTCTAATAAGATCACAAACTTCCAAAATCTTTTACATTCACCGTTCAAACTAAGTAGGTGTTTGGTGGACACGACAGAGTGTGATTTGGAAACCAACAGTTTTTGACATTCAATTGAAAAGAGTATTTGAGACTTGAAGTTTCATCTGGACTCGAAAGTAAAGTGGAAGTTTTATAAGTAACTTTTTGTCAAAGATtatcttttaaattatatattttagttTCTACTTGTCCAAATTCGAATTGGTTCCTGGTCCTGGTCAGAGACCACTGTGTTCGCGACATCTTTTTgtcaaactaaaaaaaaaaaaatgatacatttgCATATATACTCTAACTTAACTCTTTTAATTTAATGAAATGGTTAACAGTCACATAAATATGTTAgacttatttttaaatcataaatttcaaaagtattatttttcgtcttaaattttgtgtcttatcaaattatatcatataaattgagacggaggaaataaataaaaagtactCTTTCACACTCTTTGAAACAGAGTACTTTGCGCCATTTTTCCTCTTTCCTATTTTATGGTACAAAAAAGCAGCTTGATATCAGCCATGAAGATACCTCCAAACACTCCTCAAAGTTTGCCACGCGCCGCAGCTAACGCTACCCCATTGTCACCACTGGCATTTTCTCCGGCCAATGAAAAATGTCAAGTTTCGGGTAGTGGGTCAAGAAAAAGACCTGCACCACACTCATTTGACCCGACCCATGTTCATCATCAAGGTTCTTCACACAAACACAGACCATCTGGTGAGCaaccacccaccccccccccccccccccaaaaaaaaatcccactttttttttttggttttagcAGATGTATGGTAAAATAACCTAGTgtttttgaggaaaaaaaggTTTTTACTACCTCCGTTCTcagttcacttttatttgtcctgTTTGGATTTTGCACGTACTTTAAGAAACAACTATTAATGTATACCCATATTAATTATGTTTAGTTCGGAAATGATTTGAGAAATAAGTATTAGTTATTAATTTTAAgggtaaaacatgaaaaaaatatatgtttttctcttcatatactaaaagtgacaattaaaagttaaaacatgaaaaaatatggagcccgtttggattggcttatatgTATTCATAGCctgctttttaattttttgagtgttttgTACTTACCAATTTTAAAGATCATTTTGTGCATAAAAAAGCGCAAAATAATTGGTACTTTtagcttagcttatctaaagaaacttataagcccaaaaaataagcctaccccaacttatttttttggcttatgtCTGTTTCCGGCCTTATGTTCGctattttaagcccatccaaacaggctctagtCACTCACTCTGATAGTAGAATTTTAAGGATACTTTGTTGGAGTTCATTTTGTCTATTTACTAATGGAAAATAACAACTCCACTGTTCTGTTTTAACTTGTTGGTTTGGTGATTGGATTACTCATAACTTGGTCCCTTACAGGTAACGCCCCTGCTGTTGTTCAAGATCGCGTGGCATCATTAAAACCATCTATCCGACAGTCTGAAGCATCGACCAAAGCTAAAGGATGTCGGACTAGTGCTGTGGCGGAAAGTCAGTTAGGCCAAACCAATACTTCACCAGCTATGCAGCTAGAGTCAAGAATACTAAAAGAAGTGAAGGCAGAAATTGAAGATGTTGCACCTGATATTATTCAAGGTGGTATCGGTGAAgctcttcttcctcctcctccttgtACTACTGTCGTTCAAGGGATAAATCTAAGCAAGCAGCCAACTTGCATCATAGATGTCAATTTCCTTCAACGAGTGGCGGTTGCTTTTGAAGAagtaaaatcaaatcaagaagAAAGCACAAAAACGGCGAAACAATCACTTACCATGAATCCGAGTCTTGAGCCAACTTTTCTAGCCATCCGCGAAAAACACGGAGACATTACAAAGGATTGTCCTATGGAGTCAGGCGACATGCTTACCTCTGTTCTAGAAGTCATATGTAAGGCTGTCCAAGAACTCCAAAAGAAACGTTTGACTGAAGTTGATCGTAATCTCTTGGACTCCTATTACTTAGTAGTCAAGGATGCTGAGAAA
It includes:
- the LOC132069467 gene encoding uncharacterized protein LOC132069467 — encoded protein: MVQKSSLISAMKIPPNTPQSLPRAAANATPLSPLAFSPANEKCQVSGSGSRKRPAPHSFDPTHVHHQGSSHKHRPSGNAPAVVQDRVASLKPSIRQSEASTKAKGCRTSAVAESQLGQTNTSPAMQLESRILKEVKAEIEDVAPDIIQGGIGEALLPPPPCTTVVQGINLSKQPTCIIDVNFLQRVAVAFEEVKSNQEESTKTAKQSLTMNPSLEPTFLAIREKHGDITKDCPMESGDMLTSVLEVICKAVQELQKKRLTEVDRNLLDSYYLVVKDAEKMKVNVNWLRIRLDEIRDAINCIVETKKINDEMNRLAEQNENDKKNLESMKVELEKLKSEIGRRESKLNMETLVTEELSNMINKRALRIQHFQNMPLMEAFP